A DNA window from Nocardioides palaemonis contains the following coding sequences:
- a CDS encoding helicase-related protein yields the protein MSDPLRSLLAAPPDLPVTEGLPALVEALRTRRVAVVQAPPGTGKTTLVPPAVAGVVDGRVVVTQPSRIAARAAARRLAQLIGEPVGETVGYSVRGERRSGRHTRVEVVTTGLLLRRIQQDPELAGVGAVVLDEVHERHLDADLTLALLVDIRANLRDDLSLVAMSATVEAERTAALLDPAGAPVIDVPGALHPVGTVWCPLPAGSRRTDDRGITPAFHDHVAATVRRALAEREGDVLVFVPGVAEVEATVRRLAGVDADVHALHGRLPAAEQDRALSEGPRRRVIVSTAVAESSLTVPGVRVVVDAGFSREPRTDHRRGLASLVTVAVSRAAAEQRAGRAGRLGPGTVFRCWSEAEHAHLAAHPEPEIATGDLTAFALEVACWGSDVHDLALLD from the coding sequence GTGTCCGACCCGCTGCGCAGCCTGCTCGCCGCGCCGCCGGACCTCCCTGTCACGGAGGGCCTGCCCGCGCTGGTCGAGGCGCTCCGGACCCGCCGTGTCGCGGTCGTCCAGGCGCCGCCGGGCACCGGCAAGACGACCCTGGTCCCGCCGGCGGTGGCGGGGGTCGTCGACGGGCGGGTCGTGGTGACCCAGCCCAGTCGGATCGCTGCCCGCGCGGCCGCCCGGCGGCTCGCCCAGCTGATCGGGGAGCCGGTCGGCGAGACCGTCGGGTACTCCGTGCGCGGCGAGCGCCGCAGCGGTCGGCACACGCGCGTCGAGGTCGTCACGACGGGGCTGCTGCTCCGGCGGATCCAGCAGGACCCTGAGCTCGCCGGGGTCGGGGCCGTCGTGCTCGACGAGGTGCACGAGCGGCACCTCGACGCCGACCTGACGCTGGCGCTGCTCGTCGACATCCGCGCCAACCTCCGCGACGACCTGTCGCTGGTGGCGATGTCGGCGACCGTCGAGGCCGAGCGGACCGCCGCGCTGCTCGACCCTGCCGGCGCGCCGGTGATCGACGTACCGGGCGCCCTCCACCCGGTCGGGACGGTGTGGTGCCCGCTGCCGGCGGGCTCACGGCGGACCGACGACCGTGGGATCACGCCGGCCTTCCACGACCACGTCGCGGCGACCGTGCGGCGCGCCCTGGCCGAGCGCGAGGGCGACGTCCTGGTCTTCGTGCCCGGCGTCGCGGAGGTCGAGGCGACCGTGCGCCGGTTGGCCGGCGTGGACGCGGACGTGCACGCCCTGCACGGACGGCTGCCCGCCGCCGAGCAGGACCGGGCGCTCAGCGAGGGTCCGCGCCGACGCGTGATCGTCTCGACCGCGGTCGCCGAGTCGTCGTTGACGGTGCCCGGTGTACGCGTCGTGGTGGACGCCGGGTTCTCCCGCGAGCCACGCACCGACCACCGTCGCGGGCTGGCGTCCCTGGTCACCGTCGCGGTGAGCCGCGCGGCGGCGGAGCAGCGGGCGGGTCGCGCCGGACGACTGGGACCGGGGACGGTGTTCCGCTGCTGGTCCGAGGCCGAGCACGCCCACCTCGCCGCCCACCCCGAGCCGGAGATCGCCACCGGCGACCTGACGGCCTTCGCGCTGGAGGTGGCCTGCTGGGGGAGCGACGTGCACGACCTGGCGCTGCTCGACC